A single window of Aspergillus puulaauensis MK2 DNA, chromosome 5, nearly complete sequence DNA harbors:
- a CDS encoding uncharacterized protein (COG:S;~EggNog:ENOG410QEDF), with protein MVFTFQDALEEINHYGVFLSPKTIGQLQDRVKAVNSGTASAGPSLSKKRAISISDSDSDLLSDKENNTAPNGADIYEAEEEDEDDIDLDDDRLATPKWSCGQLRAKIRKFVATDKVMKVSEFQKAIGVSGKSYYAFMKQHGTWEGAESHSFVNAHRFFMKRELLGLDKKGKGKGKGKGKDEGKEPAKKKSKTEAASLKNAKEAAFAAKYDVSSISLPGEAQGEVAVYDQCDEIRKKIKAVLRDPDMTRAAFCREISKTWPDRAANLKENALQGTTLGSFLSKKGSREGRTSLVFYASYVLFEKLRIRGGKPKTQFREEMEDIWGPRGFDIWTSTSTRYLTTKKMNIYSDEYGQVRVG; from the coding sequence ATGGTCTTCACCTTCCAAGACGCCCTAGAGGAAATCAACCACTACGGCGTCTTTCTCTCCCCCAAAACCATCGGCCAGCTACAGGACAGAGTCAAGGCCGTGAACTCTGGAACTGCGAGTGCCGGCCCCTCACTCTCCAAGAAACGCGCTATCTCCATCTcagactccgactccgacttACTCTCGGACAAAGAAAACAATACCGCGCCCAACGGCGCAGATATCtacgaagcagaagaagaagatgaggatgacatCGACTTGGACGACGACCGCCTCGCAACCCCGAAATGGAGCTGCGGGCAACTCCGCGCCAAGATCCGCAAGTTCGTCGCAACGGACAAAGTGATGAAAGTCAGCGAGTTCCAGAAGGCCATTGGGGTGTCGGGGAAATCGTACTACGCGTTCATGAAGCAGCATGGGACGTGGGAGGGGGCTGAGTCGCATTCGTTTGTTAATGCGCATCGGTTTTTTATGAAGAGGGAGCTACTTGGACTTGATAAAAAGGGGAAGGGTAAGGGGAAGGGTAAGGGGAAAGACGAGGGGAAAGAgcccgcgaagaagaaatccaaGACGGAGGCTGCATCGCTTAAGAATGCGAAGGAGGCTGCGTTTGCTGCAAAGTATGATGTTAGCTCTATTTCGCTGCCTGGTGAAGCACAGGGCGAGGTAGCGGTCTACGACCAGTGCGATGAGAtccggaagaagatcaaagcCGTTTTGCGCGATCCGGACATGACGCGGGCTGCATTCTGCAGGGAAATCTCGAAGACGTGGCCGGATCGAGCAGCCAATCTTAAGGAAAACGCATTGCAGGGGACGACGCTGGGGTCATTTCTTTCGAAGAAGGGCTCGCGCGAGGGACGAACGAGCTTGGTTTTCTATGCCTCGTATGTGCTTTTTGAGAAGCTGAGGATTCGTGGTGGAAAGCCCAAGACACAGTTCagggaggaaatggaggataTTTGGGGGCCCAGGGGTTTTGATATTTGGACGTCGACAAGTACAAGGTATCTtacgacgaagaagatgaatatCTACTCTGATGAGTATGGACAGGTTAGGGTAGGTTGA
- a CDS encoding uncharacterized protein (COG:S;~EggNog:ENOG410PH2D;~InterPro:IPR000719,IPR011009,IPR029498;~PFAM:PF14479;~go_function: GO:0004672 - protein kinase activity [Evidence IEA];~go_function: GO:0005524 - ATP binding [Evidence IEA];~go_process: GO:0006468 - protein phosphorylation [Evidence IEA]) produces the protein MSVLPRHGGSYLQRRLTKMYTDTKTSCESVTTAANAVDNPELLSIHRNFKTQRDRLLAWGLDWSDASAAQPNDIDESLTQAGFSDVVESVMSSIQDLLGEAERLQNKGASDLPSKGGKAESPAANGLDSFPSKTNWTNAEISRSKTLLNDLTACIDVLYDLSRERRDMTASAQSSGKPRTRSYPAPHAASPGGDSGLTKDSKSYHGASFDSAQRYQSSPKSKEAFEYSPFTSLHAITQSPVFEHPKLERAFSKLSAESRSYLIDRSALQLTGASHDNNPPPYEMVAASTNSRVLGRMKTSALPYPHKIKDSTISILVEYTPMVLDSSSNAPYPGDARLDNVHQTLEQLVQNSRVSHLGLLNLVGYYLDRANSRYAFVYQMPVHYFPFLQNPTDLLNGLKPKPLVSLLQSGEDYPIPSLETRFRLAYDLLMAVLQLRSQNLVHGNINSNNVLIFPGLTNSNQDEVGLTENLRRPYLTSFAQFSGNNPSPEPLSASMYRHPDDKRVIEDDAAWSYDLYSLGLVLMEIGLWTPISRLWKLKYNNSIFKQRVESMYLKKLGPKCGSAYIHVVQLCLDAPNFHLSTQPAADFNLRIPQTFHYPVLDLSAPDGIFSFSMNFIYTLCKIAWSCCRIDIFSAPGAEELDDCLPLALVPGSEADAAKQAARDYHGPEQVTQFAQPLPVAPAPEMKLMKVGMDERRMKKRTFKKLTTVEIPESHLKEWNFQMLPRLRKLLQKILKDSSESCGVTLMMTGDGLENARTTICVTCASVKKVRAALKKYFPLEREDWDLLVLRGDIERSKVPKKKRRRPAKTGPQSTIEAPPPPQDPNPCYQQRPLCGASIGAFMNDEHLPPVSYGGAILVDGVPYGMTVHHMLEAPSDDEDAEDLHEAVNDAPLRSAANWCRQPAPQDPQLMYTWADDASEHSLEFEISDDEDGDDYYDDFALSDGYSSDEGDDEYAYDDDDAASIGDTAGIEPTDDPMLFVTQPAIDDVRDDFFPSPEDRDDEHLASHSFGYVHASSGVRRWTRNGLKHEIDWALININQDRLDARNIVYDKPSLSAVARARQRLGEPIPPQQRDPIVLNDVARLEDLGGLNVHCCGRTSGLQTGQISKAMTIVKLHGRHTFSTSFGVEGNFGVPGDSGAWVFEKSTGRVCGAVLAWSEKSQTAYIAPMEVLLEDIARTLQASNVTLPGRPDESLAFAMQHSHIPQNPRYQSPLPLPDQLPVDLNRQLRIDDQSVAPVHTSRGLRNPYQSLPPILTPGPGRSLERQLA, from the exons ATGTCCGTCCTCCCGCGCCATGGGGGCTCGTacctccagcgccgcctcaCAAAGATGTACACCGACACCAAGACATCTTGTGAGAGCgtcaccaccgccgccaatgccGTCGACAATCCCGagctcctctccatccaccgcaaTTTCAAGACGCAGCGAGATCGGCTTCTGGCATGGGGTCTGGACTGGAGCGATGCGAGTGCCGCTCAGCCAAACGATATAGACGAATCGCTGACGCAGGCTGGATTCAGCGACGTCGTGGAAAGTGTGATGTCGTCGATCCAAGACCTTCTCGGCGAGGCTGAACGCCTGCAGAATAAGGGCGCTTCTGATTTACCTTCTAAAGGAGGTAAAGCGGAGTCTCCTGCAGCAAATGGTCTCGACAGTTTCCCGTCCAAAACCAATTGGACCAATGCTGAGATCAGTCGCTCCAAGACCCTCCTCAACGATCTGACCGCATGCATCGACGTGCTTTATGACCTTTCTCGCGAGCGCCGCGACATGACTGCCAGCGCGCAGTCTTCAGGGAAACCCCGTACTCGGTCGTACCCTGCCCCCCACGCCGCCAGCCCTGGTGGGGATTCCGGCCTCACAAAGGACTCCAAGTCGTATCATGGCGCATCTTTTGATAGTGCGCAGAGGTATCAAAGCTCTCCGAAGTCAAAGGAAGCATTTGAATACTCTCCTTTTACCAGTCTCCATGCCATCACACAATCACCCGTTTTCGAGCACCCCAAGTTGGAGAGGGCTTTCAGTAAGCTCTCAGCCGAGTCAAGGAGCTATCTCATTGACCGGTCAGCACTGCAACTGACCGGTGCTTCCCACGATAACAACCCGCCTCCATATGAAATGGTGGCTGCATCCACGAATTCTCGAGTCCTCGGCCGGATGAAGACCTCAGCTTTACCATATCCCCACAAAATCAAGGATTCTACAATCAGCATTCTCGTTGAATATACCCCAATGGTCCTCGATTCGTCCTCTAACGCTCCTTACCCTGGGGATGCGCGGCTAGATAATGTGCATCAGACCCTTGAACAGCTGGTTCAGAATTCACGAGTTTCCCACCTCGGTCTATTGAACTTAGTTGGGTACTATCTCGACCGCGCCAACTCTCGTTACGCCTTCGTCTACCAGATGCCCGTCCATTacttcccattcctccagaATCCTACAGATCTCTTGAATGGATTAAAGCCCAAGCCATTGGTATCGCTCCTCCAGTCGGGCGAAGACTATCCTATCCCAAGCTTGGAAACTAGGTTTCGCTTAGCATACGACCTCCTCATGGCTGTATTGCAGCTCAGGAGTCAGAACCTTGTTCACGGAaatatcaacagcaacaacgtTCTCATATTCCCCGGCCTGACAAACTCGAATCAGGACGAAGTTGGTTTGACAGAAAATCTTCGCCGTCCTTACCTCACATCCTTTGCTCAGTTTTCTGGTAACAACCCATCTCCCGAACCCCTTTCCGCCAGTATGTACCGCCATCCCGACGATAAAAGGGTaatcgaggatgatgccgcCTGGTCCTATGACCTCTACTCTCTCGGGCTGGTCCTGATGGAAATCGGTCTATGGACTCCAATCAGCCGCCTGTGGAAGCTGAAATACAACAATTCTATCTTCAAGCAGAGGGTAGAAAGTATGtatttgaagaagctgggacCCAAGTGCGGCAGCGCTTACATTCACGTGGTTCAGCTATGTCTGGATGCTCCCAATTTTCATCTCTCGACCCAGCCTGCCGCTGATTTCAACCTGAGGATACCTCAGACCTTCCACTACCCGGTTTTGGACCTTTCAGCGCCGGATGGGATCTTTTCATTTTCCATGAACTTCATCTACACGTTGTGCAAAATTGCTTGGTCATGTTGCAGAATTGACATCTTTTCGGCCCCCGGGGCCGAGGAGTTAGATGACTGTCTACCCCTGGCCCTTGTTCCTGGGTCAGAGGCGGACGCTGCGAAACAGGCTGCACGGGACTATCACGGGCCCGAGCAGGTAACCCAATTTGCGCAGCCACTGCCTGTAGCTCCTGCTCCTGAGATGAAATTGATGAAGGTTGGAATGGACGaaaggaggatgaagaagcgTACCTTCAAGAAACTCACTACTGTCGAAATACCAGAAAGTCACCTCAAGGAGTGGAATTTCCAGATGTTACCTCGATTGAGGAAGCTCCTgcagaagatcttgaaggATTCGTCCGAATCCTGCGGTGTCACTCTTATGATGACCGGTGATGGCTTAGAAAATGCCAGAACCACAATCTGTGTGACATGTGCCAGCGTGAAAAAGGTTAGagcggcgttgaagaagtacTTCCCACTTGAAAGAGAAGATTGGGATTTGCTCGTGCTTCGCGGAGACATTGAACGCTCAAAAGTACCGAAAAAGAAGCGTCGTCGGCCCGCAAAGACCGGGCCCCAGAGCACAATCGAagcccctcctccaccacagGACCCTAATCCTTGTTATCAACAACGCCCTCTTTGCGGTGCATCCATCGGTGCATTCATGAACGATGAGCATCTCCCTCCTGTCTCGTATGGTGGTGCCATTCTCGTCGATGGTGTCCCCTATGGTATGACAGTTCACCACATGCTCGAGGCTCccagtgatgatgaggacgccGAAGATCTTCATGAAGCTGTGAATGACGCCCCTCTTCGATCAGCCGCAAATTGGTGTCGGCAACCTGCTCCTCAAGATCCACAGCTCATGTACACATGGGCCGATGACGCATCTGAGCATAGTCTCGAGTTCGAGATAtccgatgatgaagatggtgacGATTACTACGATGACTTTGCTCTCTCTGATGGATATTCATccgacgagggcgatgatGAGTATGCgtatgatgacgatgacgcAGCGTCAATTGGGGACACGGCTGGCATCGAACCTACAGATGATCCCATGCTCTTCGTAACCCAGCCCGCCATTGATGATGTCCGTGACGATTTTTTTCCAAGCCCCGAAGATCGGGATGATGAACATCTCGCTTCCCACTCCTTCGGGTACGTTCACGCTTCCTCGGGTGTTCGACGTTGGACGCGAAATGGTCTCAAACATGAAATCGACTGGGCTCTGATCAACATTAACCAGGATCGTTTGGACGCACGAAATATTGTCTATGATAAACCCTCCCTCTCTGCAGTCGCTCGAGCGAGACAAAGGCTTGGGGAGCCAATTCCGCCACAGCAGCGAGATCCCATTGTCTTGAACGATGTCGCACGCCTAGAAGATCTTGGCGGCCTCAACGTTCACTGCTGTGGACGAACTAGCGGTTTGCAAACAGGGCAGATCTCGAAGGCGATGACAATAGTGAAACTCCACGGCCGGCATACCTTCTCCACGAGCTTCGGAGTGGAAGGAAACTTTGGAG TTCCCGGTGATTCTGGCGCTTGGGTCTTTGAAAAATCGACCGGCCGCGTTTGCGGTGCTGTTCTAGCATGGTCCGAGAAAAGCCAAACAGCTTACATCGCCCCGATGGAGGTCCTACTTGAAGACATCGCCCGCACCCTGCAAGCATCGAACGTGACGCTCCCGGGAAGGCCCGACGAGTCCCTTGCATTCGCCATGCAGCACTCGCATATTCCCCAGAACCCAAGATACCAGTCTCCACTGCCATTGCCTGATCAACTTCCTGTCGACCTTAACCGACAACTGCGCATTGACGACCAAAGCGTGGCCCCTGTACACACCAGTCGTGGACTCAGGAATCCATACCAAAGCCTACCACCTATCCTTACTCCTGGACCAGGACGCAGTCTGGAAAGACAGCTTGCCTAG